The following are encoded in a window of Chitinophagaceae bacterium genomic DNA:
- a CDS encoding OsmC family protein, whose amino-acid sequence MDITHHYEVKLNWESDRKGLMSSPVLHSNIEVATPPEFPKGMEGIWSPEHLLVAAVNSCLMTTFLAIAENFKFDFMDFESNADGKLEKVDGKYMISEIVLSPVLTILPGSDKEKALRILEKAEAACLVSNSVRSTIIFRPALKITGPLATI is encoded by the coding sequence ATGGACATCACACATCACTACGAAGTAAAACTGAACTGGGAATCTGACCGGAAAGGATTAATGAGTTCTCCCGTCTTACATTCAAACATAGAAGTGGCTACTCCGCCTGAATTTCCGAAAGGAATGGAGGGCATCTGGTCACCGGAGCATTTACTGGTGGCTGCAGTGAACAGTTGCCTGATGACAACCTTCCTGGCGATCGCAGAAAATTTCAAATTCGATTTCATGGATTTTGAAAGCAACGCCGATGGTAAACTGGAAAAAGTGGATGGAAAATACATGATCAGCGAAATTGTTTTATCCCCGGTGTTGACCATACTCCCAGGTTCGGACAAGGAAAAGGCGCTGCGTATCCTGGAAAAAGCAGAAGCAGCCTGCCTGGTCTCTAATTCTGTCCGGTCAACTATCATTTTCAGGCCGGCACTAAAAATTACCGGGCCGTTAGCAACAATCTAA
- a CDS encoding T9SS C-terminal target domain-containing protein — MKKNIVVTIASLFIILIAGAQSQAKQFPFTIRLESMEINDLPALQSYAYATWQGKWLLVGGRKDGLHRRQPFASFNEEGQNTYLYVVDPLNKKLWKRSLEDLPAPLAEQLQSTNMEFWQTGNRLVLTGGYGYSKTANDHITFPYLVVIKVDELITAIMNRDPAGSLFIQIRDERMAVTGGRLAKINDTFLLAGGQRFEGRYNPHGPDHGPGFVQEYTNEIRKFMIEYENDTPVIKNYSAIKDTINLHRRDYNLVPQVFKNDELGFTMFSGVFQYEEDIPFTSFVDIVEGSHKVSKGFDQKFNHYHSAVLPIYDKASAAMYSVFFGGIARYYPDANGRIIDNKDVPFTRTIGVIIRKDGKQKEIYLPVQMPGYTGAAAEFIFRPDIKMVKEGIADMHSLGKNETLIGYIVGGINSSSKNIFWDNTGRESKANGKIIKVFIKKG, encoded by the coding sequence ATGAAAAAGAATATAGTAGTTACCATAGCCTCCCTTTTTATCATACTGATTGCAGGGGCTCAAAGCCAGGCAAAGCAATTTCCATTTACTATTCGACTGGAATCAATGGAAATTAATGATTTGCCTGCATTGCAATCGTATGCATATGCAACCTGGCAGGGGAAATGGTTATTGGTTGGGGGCAGAAAAGACGGCCTTCACCGCAGGCAACCCTTTGCCAGTTTTAATGAAGAAGGGCAAAACACCTATCTCTATGTGGTGGATCCCCTGAATAAAAAACTGTGGAAACGGTCTTTGGAAGATTTACCTGCCCCCCTTGCAGAGCAACTGCAAAGTACCAATATGGAGTTCTGGCAAACGGGTAACAGGCTTGTGTTAACCGGTGGATATGGGTATAGCAAAACTGCCAATGACCACATTACATTTCCGTACCTGGTGGTAATAAAAGTAGATGAGCTGATAACGGCTATTATGAACAGGGATCCGGCAGGTTCTTTATTTATACAGATCAGGGATGAAAGAATGGCCGTAACGGGGGGCAGGCTTGCAAAAATAAATGATACGTTCCTGCTGGCCGGGGGACAAAGGTTTGAGGGCAGGTATAACCCGCATGGCCCGGATCATGGCCCTGGTTTTGTGCAGGAGTACACAAATGAGATCAGGAAATTTATGATCGAATATGAGAATGACACACCGGTCATAAAGAACTATTCAGCAATAAAGGATACCATCAATCTTCATCGGAGGGATTATAATCTGGTGCCACAGGTATTTAAAAATGACGAATTGGGTTTTACCATGTTTTCAGGCGTATTTCAGTATGAAGAGGATATACCGTTCACCAGTTTTGTAGATATTGTTGAGGGAAGCCATAAAGTAAGTAAAGGGTTTGATCAGAAATTCAATCATTATCACAGTGCCGTATTGCCCATATATGACAAGGCTTCAGCAGCCATGTACTCCGTATTTTTTGGCGGCATAGCCCGGTATTACCCGGATGCTAATGGCAGAATAATTGATAATAAAGATGTGCCTTTTACCAGGACCATCGGTGTTATCATTCGGAAGGACGGAAAGCAAAAGGAAATTTATTTGCCGGTTCAGATGCCGGGATATACCGGCGCAGCTGCCGAGTTCATTTTTAGGCCCGATATTAAAATGGTTAAGGAAGGAATTGCAGATATGCATTCCCTGGGAAAAAATGAAACACTTATCGGGTACATCGTAGGCGGAATTAACAGCAGCAGTAAAAACATATTTTGGGATAACACCGGAAGGGAAAGTAAAGCAAACGGGAAGATCATTAAGGTGTTTATTAAGAAAGGATAA
- a CDS encoding DUF2202 domain-containing protein, whose translation MVNLQAQVNSLPNEPLSPAELTSLPFMREEEKLARDVYITLYSKWGSTIFSNISNSEQTHMDAVLMLLNKYGLADPVGSNPVGVFSNASLQNLYHQLVAQGTASLLNAYKVGATIEDLDIYDLTKALISVDNQDIRLVYNMLAKGSRNHMRSFYGNILNVGGTYIPQYITQAEFDAIINSPMETGF comes from the coding sequence ATGGTTAATCTCCAGGCACAGGTTAACAGTTTGCCGAATGAACCATTAAGCCCGGCTGAATTAACAAGTCTCCCGTTTATGCGGGAAGAAGAAAAACTTGCGAGGGATGTTTATATCACGTTGTATAGCAAGTGGGGTTCAACTATTTTCTCAAATATTTCCAACAGCGAGCAAACACATATGGATGCAGTATTGATGCTGCTGAATAAGTATGGCTTAGCAGACCCGGTTGGATCCAATCCCGTTGGTGTTTTCAGCAATGCATCCTTGCAGAATCTTTATCATCAGCTTGTGGCACAAGGCACTGCCAGCCTGTTGAATGCGTATAAAGTGGGTGCTACCATTGAAGACCTTGATATTTATGATCTGACAAAAGCATTGATCAGTGTTGACAACCAGGATATCCGTTTGGTGTATAATATGCTTGCCAAGGGAAGCCGTAATCACATGCGGTCATTCTATGGTAATATCCTGAATGTTGGAGGTACATACATCCCCCAGTATATTACCCAGGCTGAGTTTGATGCCATTATCAATAGTCCGATGGAAACCGGATTCTGA
- a CDS encoding DUF2892 domain-containing protein yields MKKNMGNADRIIRLLLAAVFAVLYFTNTVTGTLGIVLLVLGAVFVLTSLISFCPLYSLVGLNTCPAKKG; encoded by the coding sequence ATGAAAAAGAACATGGGAAATGCCGACCGCATAATACGGTTACTGCTGGCAGCCGTTTTTGCAGTACTGTACTTTACCAATACCGTTACCGGTACATTGGGTATTGTGCTGCTGGTGCTGGGTGCTGTATTTGTACTGACCAGTTTAATCAGCTTTTGCCCGCTGTATTCCCTGGTAGGGTTGAATACCTGCCCGGCTAAAAAGGGTTAA